One segment of Marinobacter sediminum DNA contains the following:
- a CDS encoding NosR/NirI family protein, with product MAGRIMLLLAFLMLLPSAHAELTDKKRALIQELFPKATVIEDKLADFPVYPVYQLQELLGYAYDSVDLSRLQGFAGKPISMLVGLDARGRFTGVRVLDHHEPVFLHGLGEEPLFEFVDQYTGRSLREQIIVDTSNSRRGARDPKSNVVHFDGVSKATVSVLIINDTVLSSALKVARAKLEGFTQSAPTRARADFFEPLSWQELVDRGYIGHWQASAAAVEEILGRPLADYPGAPEAVPGEPFTELFFGYINSPMVGRNLLGDDGYNRLLEKAGKGAQILAVMSRGPFTHLSDDFVPASAPDRLGMVQNNLAVEMRDLNMFDGTIELQAEGMPDFAQQTLFRAGGNAGFNPGADAKLRLNVELARNHLMTDRATLDVPVEFSDDLFETVEVAPLPEHSREPVWVSLWKERWWQISLLVTGLAVLTVFFARQKSLSRHPKLVHRFRWGFLFFTLFFLGFYAQGQLSVVNIYTLFLALWDGFSLNVFLLDPVLFILWTYTFITLFIWGRGLFCGWLCPFGALQEMAAWLGEKLKFRQVRVPERWHRKLILLKYPILVGLLGTAFYSLTLAERLAEVEPFKTGITLFFVRYWPFVVYAVGLLVIGMFIHKFYCRYLCPLGAGLAVLGRFRLFNWLDRVELCGNPCQHCKNACGINAIRKDGRVDYDECIQCLECVVILRDEDQCVDKRLKNKKKNLPEILATDARTIIEVT from the coding sequence ATGGCAGGGCGCATCATGCTCCTTTTGGCCTTTTTGATGTTGTTGCCCTCTGCCCATGCAGAGCTGACGGACAAAAAGCGGGCCCTGATTCAGGAGCTATTCCCGAAAGCCACAGTGATTGAAGACAAGCTGGCGGACTTTCCCGTGTACCCGGTGTATCAACTCCAGGAGTTGCTGGGCTATGCCTATGACTCGGTAGATCTGAGCCGCTTGCAGGGATTCGCTGGCAAGCCCATCAGCATGCTGGTCGGGCTGGACGCCCGCGGGCGCTTCACCGGCGTCAGAGTCCTGGATCATCACGAGCCGGTCTTCCTGCACGGGCTGGGCGAGGAGCCACTGTTCGAATTCGTTGATCAGTACACGGGGCGGTCTCTGCGCGAACAAATCATCGTCGACACCTCGAATTCCAGACGTGGCGCCCGGGATCCGAAGAGCAACGTGGTTCATTTTGACGGTGTCAGCAAGGCCACAGTGTCCGTGCTGATCATCAACGACACCGTATTGTCGTCAGCCCTGAAAGTCGCCCGAGCCAAACTGGAAGGTTTTACACAGTCTGCACCGACCCGCGCCCGCGCTGATTTTTTCGAGCCACTGTCCTGGCAGGAACTGGTGGATCGCGGCTATATCGGCCATTGGCAGGCAAGCGCCGCGGCCGTGGAAGAGATCCTTGGCCGACCACTGGCCGACTACCCGGGGGCTCCTGAGGCCGTGCCCGGAGAACCGTTCACCGAGTTATTCTTCGGTTACATCAACTCGCCCATGGTTGGTCGCAATCTGCTGGGAGACGACGGCTATAATCGTCTGTTGGAGAAGGCCGGCAAGGGTGCTCAAATCCTGGCGGTGATGTCCCGCGGACCCTTCACTCATCTGTCGGATGATTTTGTACCCGCCAGTGCGCCCGACAGGCTGGGGATGGTCCAGAACAATCTTGCGGTGGAAATGCGGGACCTCAACATGTTCGATGGCACCATTGAGCTCCAGGCCGAGGGCATGCCGGATTTTGCGCAACAAACCCTGTTCCGGGCGGGCGGCAACGCCGGCTTCAACCCGGGCGCGGACGCCAAACTCAGGCTGAACGTCGAACTCGCCCGCAATCACCTGATGACCGACCGGGCCACCCTGGATGTGCCGGTGGAATTCTCTGACGATCTGTTTGAAACCGTGGAGGTAGCACCGCTACCGGAGCATAGCCGCGAACCTGTCTGGGTCAGTCTGTGGAAGGAACGCTGGTGGCAGATTTCCCTTCTGGTAACAGGTCTTGCCGTGCTGACCGTCTTCTTTGCCAGACAGAAGTCACTGAGCCGGCATCCCAAACTGGTACACCGCTTTCGCTGGGGCTTTCTGTTCTTCACCCTGTTCTTCCTTGGGTTTTACGCCCAGGGCCAACTCTCCGTGGTCAATATCTATACCCTGTTTCTGGCCCTATGGGACGGTTTCTCACTGAACGTTTTCCTTCTCGATCCGGTCCTTTTCATTCTCTGGACTTACACCTTCATTACCTTGTTCATCTGGGGCCGAGGCCTGTTTTGCGGCTGGCTATGCCCGTTTGGTGCCCTGCAAGAGATGGCGGCCTGGCTCGGGGAGAAACTGAAATTCAGACAGGTCAGGGTGCCGGAGCGCTGGCATCGCAAGCTGATTCTGCTCAAGTATCCGATCTTGGTCGGACTGTTAGGCACCGCCTTTTATTCGCTGACTCTGGCAGAACGGTTGGCCGAGGTAGAACCGTTCAAGACCGGCATTACGTTATTTTTTGTCCGCTACTGGCCCTTTGTGGTTTATGCCGTCGGCCTGCTGGTGATCGGCATGTTCATCCACAAATTCTACTGCCGCTACCTGTGCCCGCTTGGCGCGGGACTGGCCGTACTGGGCCGCTTTCGTCTGTTCAACTGGCTGGACCGGGTAGAACTCTGCGGCAATCCGTGTCAACACTGCAAAAATGCGTGCGGCATCAATGCCATTCGCAAGGACGGTCGGGTGGACTACGACGAGTGCATCCAGTGCCTTGAGTGTGTCGTTATCCTTCGGGATGAGGATCAATGTGTGGACAAAAGGCTGAAAAATAAAAAGAAAAATTTGCCAGAGATACTCGCCACGGATGCCCGGACAATTATCGAAGTAACATGA
- a CDS encoding NAD(P)/FAD-dependent oxidoreductase, translating to MDNPHHIVVVGGGAGGLELATSLGNKLGKKHKARVTLVDAGLTHVWKPLLHEVASGSLDANANEINYRAHARKHHYEFQLGRMSGLDRKTKKLVIAPFHDEEGIEVVPERHINYDTLVIAVGSTANDFGTPGAQDNCLFLDSLRQARRFHNLMLNAFLRKNHEALQGHDHTLNISIIGAGATGVELAAELRLASRELPVYGMNHLQSSDVSISVIEAAERILPALPGRLSAAATRELEHQHVKVLKGQPVSEVRESSIIMKDGTELPSEMTIWAAGIKAPEFLAELDGLEVNKSNQLVVEQTLQTTQDSDVYAFGDCAACPQPDSDRPVPPRAQAAHQQADALFETLCNRLEGGKSVPFVYNDHGSLINFSRYTTVGNLMGNLSGRSMYIEGKVARLFYVSLYRMHQVALHGFLRTGIIWLMDKISRAMHPRLKLH from the coding sequence ATGGATAACCCTCACCATATCGTCGTTGTTGGCGGTGGCGCTGGCGGTCTTGAGCTTGCCACCAGCCTTGGCAACAAACTGGGCAAAAAACACAAAGCACGGGTAACCCTGGTCGATGCTGGCCTGACCCATGTCTGGAAACCCCTGCTTCACGAAGTCGCCTCCGGCTCCCTCGACGCCAATGCCAACGAGATCAATTACCGGGCCCACGCCCGGAAACATCACTACGAGTTCCAGCTCGGCCGCATGAGCGGCCTTGATCGCAAGACAAAAAAGCTGGTGATCGCGCCGTTCCATGACGAAGAAGGCATAGAGGTTGTTCCGGAACGACACATCAACTACGACACCCTTGTCATCGCCGTAGGCAGCACTGCAAACGATTTCGGCACACCCGGGGCCCAGGACAACTGCCTGTTCCTGGACAGCCTGAGGCAGGCACGCCGCTTCCATAACCTGATGCTGAATGCATTCCTGCGCAAGAACCACGAAGCGCTTCAGGGGCATGACCACACCCTGAACATCAGCATTATCGGGGCTGGAGCCACCGGTGTTGAGCTGGCTGCTGAGTTACGCCTGGCTTCCCGTGAACTGCCGGTCTACGGCATGAATCACCTTCAGTCCTCAGATGTATCCATCTCTGTGATTGAAGCCGCAGAGCGCATTTTGCCCGCCCTTCCCGGGCGTCTGTCGGCAGCCGCCACCCGGGAACTCGAACACCAGCATGTGAAGGTATTGAAGGGCCAACCGGTGAGTGAAGTCCGGGAAAGCAGCATTATTATGAAAGATGGCACAGAACTGCCCTCGGAGATGACCATCTGGGCTGCCGGTATCAAGGCGCCCGAGTTCCTCGCGGAACTCGACGGCCTGGAGGTCAACAAAAGCAATCAACTCGTGGTGGAGCAGACCCTGCAAACCACCCAGGATTCCGACGTATACGCTTTCGGAGACTGTGCTGCCTGTCCCCAGCCAGATTCCGACCGTCCGGTACCCCCCCGAGCCCAGGCAGCACATCAGCAGGCCGATGCCCTGTTCGAAACCCTGTGCAACCGGCTTGAGGGCGGCAAGTCCGTGCCCTTCGTCTACAACGACCACGGCTCACTGATCAATTTCAGCCGCTACACCACCGTTGGCAACCTGATGGGCAATCTGTCCGGTCGCAGCATGTACATCGAAGGCAAGGTGGCAAGATTGTTCTACGTTTCACTGTACCGCATGCATCAGGTTGCCCTGCACGGATTTCTGCGCACCGGTATTATCTGGCTGATGGATAAAATCAGCCGTGCGATGCACCCGCGTCTCAAACTACACTAG
- a CDS encoding TIGR00730 family Rossman fold protein → MKIAVYCGSRSGNDSLYADKASELGRFFGDNGVDLVFGGGHVGLMGIVADAVLAAGGKVYGVIPEHLRDRELAHSGLTELYVVKDMHERKARMAELADGFVALPGGIGTLEEIFEAWTWGQLGFHHKPCALYNVNGFYKPLLDMVRTMEAAGFMKQEYIDMLVLAETPEQLVEGFRNYTPPHEKWT, encoded by the coding sequence ATGAAAATAGCGGTTTATTGTGGTTCCCGGTCTGGAAACGATTCCCTCTATGCGGATAAAGCCAGCGAACTGGGGCGGTTCTTCGGTGATAATGGCGTTGATCTGGTATTTGGTGGTGGCCATGTTGGCCTGATGGGCATCGTTGCTGATGCCGTTCTGGCCGCTGGTGGCAAGGTCTACGGCGTAATCCCGGAACACCTGCGGGATCGTGAGCTGGCCCATAGCGGTCTGACCGAACTGTACGTAGTGAAGGATATGCACGAGCGCAAGGCCAGGATGGCGGAGCTCGCGGACGGCTTTGTTGCCCTGCCCGGTGGCATAGGTACCCTTGAAGAAATCTTCGAGGCCTGGACCTGGGGCCAGCTGGGATTTCATCACAAGCCCTGTGCTCTTTATAACGTGAACGGCTTCTACAAACCGTTGCTGGACATGGTAAGAACCATGGAAGCAGCCGGGTTCATGAAACAGGAATACATTGACATGCTCGTTCTCGCGGAAACGCCCGAGCAACTGGTTGAGGGTTTCAGAAACTACACCCCACCCCACGAAAAATGGACCTGA
- a CDS encoding spermidine synthase, whose product MFNQGEIVHHTRDSLGSILVVDYRKHRVLTFNSIFEQSKIDRRWPYLPVHEYNRAMMLPAAFKKPGHVTILGLGGGVMASAFHHLYPECHVHAVELRQAVLDVSREFFDLPESDRLTVTVADARVALEQMPEASTDLILADLYNADRMSPAQAQRMFIDHCSRVLSPGGWLALNYHRSPDPEGPYFRQIKKHFSVVLMFRSKSNNTVIYASKRPFEAMHARDPLLSELEKQLPIDWRRLMAKVSRL is encoded by the coding sequence GCAGTATTCTGGTGGTCGATTACCGCAAACACCGGGTCCTGACCTTCAATTCGATCTTCGAACAGAGCAAGATTGACCGGCGCTGGCCGTACCTGCCCGTCCACGAATACAACCGGGCCATGATGCTACCGGCAGCGTTCAAAAAACCCGGGCACGTGACTATCCTGGGGCTTGGCGGAGGTGTCATGGCCAGCGCTTTCCATCACCTTTACCCGGAGTGCCACGTCCATGCGGTGGAGTTACGGCAAGCCGTGCTGGACGTTTCCCGGGAGTTCTTCGACCTGCCGGAAAGTGACCGACTGACTGTCACCGTCGCCGACGCCCGGGTAGCCCTGGAGCAAATGCCCGAGGCAAGCACGGACCTGATCCTGGCGGATCTTTACAACGCAGACCGCATGAGCCCGGCCCAGGCCCAGCGAATGTTCATTGATCACTGCAGCCGGGTGCTCAGCCCCGGTGGCTGGTTGGCCCTGAACTATCACCGCTCGCCCGATCCGGAGGGGCCCTATTTCCGGCAGATCAAAAAGCATTTTTCGGTCGTCCTGATGTTCAGGAGCAAGAGCAACAATACGGTCATTTACGCCAGCAAAAGACCTTTCGAAGCCATGCACGCCAGAGATCCTCTGCTGAGCGAACTGGAAAAACAACTACCTATCGACTGGCGACGGTTGATGGCCAAAGTATCTCGTCTGTAA